From the Sandaracinaceae bacterium genome, the window ACCAGCCCGCGTGGCCGCCTCCCGCGCCCGCCGACTTCGCGACCGAGGTGGCGAGCAGCCGCGCCATCCGCGCGCTCACGCAGGAGCTCCGCTTCGACTCCGGGATCCCCGACGCGGGGCTGCCCGCGCTCGAAGGAGACGTGCCCGGGCTGCAGGTGCGGACCGGCTGGGCGGAGGGGCTCTACTACGTCGAGGCGGTCTTCGGGCGGGGCGCCAACTTCGACGATCCGATGCCGATGGCGGTGCTCATCCACGGCCGCGGCGACCGCGCCCGCATCCCCGGCGGGCCCTTCTGGGGGCTCGGCGCGCCCCTGCGCGTGATCGTGCCCCAGGCGCCGGATCCGCTCGGCGACGGCTTCGAGTGGCTGCCGGTGCGGGTCGGCCAGAACCTCGTCGACCGCCTCACGACCTCGATGCTCGCGCGGGCGGGCCAGGTGGCGCGCATGCTGCACGAGCTGCGGGTGACGCTCCCGACGGTGGGCAAGCCGATGATCGTCGGGTTCTCGCAGGGCGGCTTGCTCACCTTTACCTTGGCCATGCAGCACTCGGACACCGTGCAGGCCGCGTTCCCGCTCGCGGCGTGGCTGCCGCCCGCGCTCGTGCCCGCGTACAAGCGGGACGACATCGCCCATCCGCGGATCCGGGGCATGCACGGGACCGCCGACACGGTGATCTCGGTGAGCCCGACCGAGGAGGTCTACGCCCTGCTCCAGGAGCGGGAGTTCGACGCGGAGCTGGTGCTCTTCGACGGCGTGGCGCACGAGATGACCGACGAGATGAACGATCAGCTCCACGCGTGGCTGGCCGAGGAGCTGGGCGTGCTGGTCGACCAGGGGGTGCGGCGAGGCCTGCTCGACGGGGGCGTGCGGCCGTGCGCGCCGCCGGGCTGGCCGATGGGGGCCGGCTGGCCGGACGCGGGGCTGCCCGAGGCGGGGTGGCCGGACGGATCGTTCCCCGACGCCGGGCCCTGGTGGGAGTGCCCCGACGGTGGACCGCTCGACGCGGCGAGCGACGCGGGCCTCGACGCAGGCGCGCGCTGGAGCCCCCTCAGGCGTCCAGCAGCAGCTCCGGCCCGATGACCGGGTAGCGCTCCGCCGCCTCGGGGTCGGCGGCGAGGGCCTCCTCGAGGCGGGCGCCGAAGCGACCGAGCGCGATGGCGTCGGCCGGGGTCGAGCCCTCCACGAACGCGATCAGCGCCAGGCGCCGCGCCACGAGCAGCAGGTGGATCACGCAGCCCGTCTCCGGCTCGAGCGCGGACCGGACATAGCCGGATCCCTCGCGCAGGAGACCGCCCAGCCGCGCCTCGAGCTCCGGCGTCGCCACGTGCGCGAGCCACTGCATGTCGGCGCCCTCGGCCTCTCCGGCCACCGCGACCACGCGCCCCGCGCCGTCGACCACGAACGCGATGCGCACCCTCGGATCCGAGGCGAGCGTCTCGATCGTCTCTCGAAGCAGCGTCTCCACGGCCGGAACATAGCGCCGAAGTCGCCCCCGCGGGAGCAGAGAGGGTTGTGCGTCGGCAAAGATGCCTTGTGTTGACGGTGGGTGCTGACCGTGGGTGGTCGTCGGGCCCTCTCAACCAGCAGACAGCTGCGGCCGCTGCTGGTCGAGCCGGCCGGGGCCGTCGATGAAGTAGGCCATCGCGCTCCGGCCGATCGCGAGGGTGCCCGCGCCCGCCACCCCCGCGCCCACGAGGCTGCCGGCCCCCGGCACGAGCTTGGCCAGCTGCTGTGCGCCCCAGCGCAGGCCCAGCCCGGCGCCGCCCACCACGCCCACGGACGCCAGCCACTCGCTCGCCGCCTTGCGATCCCAGGGCCGGCCGCTGAGGTAGGCGATCCCGGTGACCATCGCGGCCTGGAGCGGCAGCAGGACGAAGGCGTCGGCGAAGGGGATCGGCGCGAGGCCGACCGTCACTGCGAGGGCCGAGCAGCTGTTGACCAGGGCGCGCCCCACGCGTCGGCGGGCCTCCCGGCCGACCTCGAACGCGCGCACCGCCTCGAGCTGGGCCGCCTCGGGGAGCCGCTCCACGATCGCCTCGCCGACCGCCTCGACGTTGTACCGCGGGGCGCTGACGTCGCCGTTGGGCAGGGCGCTGGCCGCGAGGAACGCGTCGTCGGGCTGCCCGAGCTCGGCCAGGGTCTTGCGCGCGCTCTGGAGCGCCAGCTCGATGCCCTGGGTCTTCTCCTGCGGGTAGGGCAGGGGCACGTAGCCGGGCGGCACTCCGTCGGCCTTCGTCACGACGATCACCACGGGCGCCTTGTCGCCGTCGCGGTCGAGGTGCTTCTGCAGGGCCTGCAGCGCGTCCTTGAGCCTGGCGCCGGCGTCGCGCTCGGTCCCGGCCTCGAGCACCCCGAGCAGCAGGTCGGGGCGCTGCTCCTCGAAGCCGCGCCGCGCGAGCTCGAGCAGCGCGTCCTCGCCCTCCGACGCCGGCAGCTCCATCCAGTCCAGGCGGCGGCCGCTGGCGTCGATGTGGACCCAGCGGCCCGGGTCGGGCGCGGGCATCACGCCGCTGTCCCCGAAGGTCATCGCGTGGAGGAGCGCGTTGGCGAGCGCGGTCCGGCCGCTCCCGGGGGCGCCGACCGCGACCACGCGCGGGGCGCGTCGATCGTAGAGGAGCCGCCGCAGGGCGTTGAAGTCCCGCTTCACCGAGGAGACGAACGGGAGGCGGTCGACGACCTTCACCCAGTCGTCGAGCTCCTCCTGTTCCGTGCGCCAGACGTCCTTCATGTGACTCCCGATCTCGTCCCGGACGGGGCCGGTGGCAAGCACCCATGGCAACCGCGGGGACCGCCCACCCCTTCCACCGGCAGCTCGCGTAGCCACCCCATCATCCCACAAATCCCCAGCAATCACCGCGGCTGGATCCGGTACGATGCATGCACTAGCTTCCCGCGGCGCATTTCCGGAGGTTCCTCGTGCTTCATCGTTCCATCCCGCTCTTCGCTCTCCTCGCTCTCGGCTGCGCGCCGAGCGCCCTCGACGAGGCCGTCGCCGAGACCGGCGTCAACGGCCCCTTCACGGAGGTCCCGGCGGACGGGAAGTACGACGGCAGCGCGGCGCGCGGACCGCGGGTCTCGGCCGGCGTGGCCACCGAGGTCTGGTCGGTGTCGAACGCGTGGGCGGACACGGACACCGCCGCCGCGCGTCGGGCCGGCATGGCCTGGGGCGAGGACTCGGGCCTCGACTGGGAAGAGAAGTTCGACCTCTGGGTCGCGAGCTTCGAGCTCGAGGATCGCCACCACGGCTCCGGTCAGACCTTCATCATGACCACCCCCTACGGCGAGCGCAGCTTCCACGCGCCCACCCTCGAGTGCGCCGAGGTCGCGTACCTCCTCCGCGCCGCCTTCGCGAGCTGGTACCACCTGCCGTTCTACGTGCAGGGCTGGGACAGCGAGGGCCGCCAGGCGCTCTACGTCGGCCACTTCGGCTTCATCAACGCGAGCGGCGAGCGCGTCGGCAAGTTCCCCACCTTCCGCAGCAGCTACCGCGACTACGAGGGCGACTGGAGCCCGGGTCAGCCGTGGCCGAGCGACAGCCGGCTGCGCGGATACCGCCTCGGCGACGACGACGCGATCGAGTTCCTCTCGACCGACGGCCGCGAGGTGGGCGCGGGCGCCTACTTCGACGAGATCTTCCTCAACAAGCGCGTCGGCTACTTCATGCGCCTGCTGCTCCTCTACTTCGGCAGCACCAACCTCGCGGACGGCGCGAACATGTTCCACGTGCGCCCCGAGGCGATCGCGCCCGGCGACGTGCTGCTCAAGCGCTGGCAGCGCCGCGGCATCGGCCACGTGATGCCGGTCATGCGGGTCACGCGCCACGCGGAGGACGCGCTCGAGGTGGCCATCGCGAGCGGCTCGATGCCGCGCCGCGAGCCGGTCTGGGAGGACCCGAACCGGGCCCGCTCGAGCTTCACCACCGACACGACCGGCGGCCCGGGCGAGAGCAGCGACGGCGAGCCCTACGCGGCCCTCGGCGGCGGCCTGAAGCGCTGGCGCAGCGCCGTCCTCCGCGACGGCCGCTGGCGCAACGAGGTCCCCGTGGCCGACCGCGAGGACTTCATCAACGACGCCGACCACGAGGCCATCGCGGCGCGCCCGGCCCGCTTCGAGGAGATCCTCCGCAGCCTCTCGCCGGAGGAGCGCCGCGACGTCGCGCTCCTGGCCGTCGAGGCCGCGCGCGAGCACCTGCGCAACTACCCGGCGAGCTGCGCGGCGCGCATCCGCCGCGAGGACGCGTTCGACAGCCTCTACGAGGTCATGAGCGAGCAGGGCATGGACCGGCCCACCGTCGACGCGACCTACCGCACCCTCGAGGACTACGTCTTCGCCGCCCTCGTCTACGAGGAGTCGCGCACCTGCTGCTGGAACCGCAGCACGGCCGCGATGCACGGCATCATCATGGACTACGCCGAGAAGGAGCAGGCGGACGCGGCGGCGATGGAGATGTGCGTCTCCCCGAGCGTCTTCCGCGCCGAGACCGACGGCTACGCCCGCTGGCAGACCCACGCCGAGTCGCTCGGCCGCGCCGGCGAGTGGAACGCCTGGAGCGAGGACGAGACCTGCGCCCAGCGCGACGTGCCCCAGGACACCGTCGACTCGGCCCGCGCCGGCACCGACTACTGCGCCCTCGGCGCTCCCGTGGAGCCGCCCCCGGCGGGCCTCGGCTGCGACGCGACCGGCGGCTCGACCCAGAGCGACGCCACCGCGCTCGCGAGCGGCGACTGGAACGACGCCCGGATCTGCGCGGGCGAAGAGGACTGGTTCCGCGTCGAGGCCACCGGCGAGGTGACCGTGCGCATCACCTTCGAGCACGCCGCCGGCGACCTCGACCTCGAGGCCGTCTCCGCCGACGGGACCCGGCTCGACTCGAGCACGAGCGTGCAGAACGAAGAGACCGTCACGGCCACCGGCCCGTTCTTCGTGCGCGTCTACGGCTACTCCGACGCCGCCAACGCGTACCGCATCCAGGCGGAGTAAGACGCCGAGGGCCGCGTCCCCGCGGCCCATCGTCAGCGCGATGCGCGACCCAACGCAGTCGGCGACAGCGTCGGAGTTGGCGTGAGCGACCGCCTCGGTCGCCTCGGCCGCGGCCTCGGTCGCGGATGCGGAAGGGTCGCCGATGCGGTCGCGGCCTCGGTCGCAGACTCGGTCGCGGCCTCGGTCGCAGCCTCGGTCGCGGCCTCGGTCGCAGACTCGGTCGCAGACTCGGTCGCGGCCTCGGTCGCGGCCTCGGTGGCAGACTCGGTCGCGGACGCGGTTGCGGAAGCGGTCGCAGACTCGGTAGCGGAAGCGGTTGCGGAAGCGGTTGCGGAAGCGGTTGCGGAAGCGGTCGCGGATGCGGAAGCGGTCGCGGTCGCGGAAGCGGAAGCGGTCGCGGACTCGGTCGCGGAGTCGCCCTCGGCCGCGGAGGCGGACTCGGACCCCGGGCTCGGCCGCGGAAGCGGACTCGGGCAGGCAGCGCAACTTCGGGCCCGGAGTCGGCCCCGAAGGCGGCCCGCGTCCGACATCCGCGATGGCGGCCGACTCGCCGCCGCCACCCACTCGGCTCCCGACGCCGGGCCGAGCGCGGCGGGGCTGCCGCGAGTCGCCCCTCGGGAGAAGCGACGGGAGAAGCCGGGCGGCGAGCGATTTTCGGAGAGACCGACGGGAGAGACGCCGTCCGGGAGCATCTCTCGTCGAAGTCGACGGAAGATCCGAGTGACCTCCGCCGGGAGCAAGAACGCCTCGGCGTGGGGACCAGGTGTGGCGTTTTGCGTCGCCTCCTCGCCCCACAGGCACCACCGCTGGACGTGGCACGCGTCGCGCACACGTGCCGGGCGTGTCACAGCCATCGGAGCAGGGGCGGGTCGGGGTCGAGATCGAGCTCGGCGGCCTCGCGCTCGAGCGCGCGGCGGAGATCGCGACGCGCGAGCTCGGCGGGGTCGCCACGGCGGTCTCGCGCTACGAGCGCTCCATCGAGACGCGCTGGGGGCAATTCCGCGTCGAGCTGGACTCGCGGCCGCTCAAGGAGATCGCGAAGGGGTGGGGCGCGCGACCGAGCCCGCTCGCGGAGCTGACGGCGGACGCGATCGAGGCGGTGGCCATCGAGTGGGTGCCGTGTGAGCTCGTCTCGCCGCCCATGCCCCGCGCGGACCTGCCGGTGCTGGACGACGTCTGCCGGGCGTTCGCCGAGGCCGGCGGTCGCGGCACCTTCGACGCGCTGCGCTTCGCGTTCGGGGTGCACTTCAACCCCGAGCTGCTCGACCCGCGCGCGGACGTGATCCGCGCCCACATCCAGGCCTTCGCGCTGCTCTATCGCGAGCTCGTCGAGCGCCTGCAGGTGGATCCGTCGCGGCGGGTCACGCCGTTCATCGACCCGTTCCCCCTCGACTACCTCCAGCGTCTGATGAGCGAGGGCTACGCGCCCGACCTCGCGACGCTCATCGACGACTACCTCCGCTTCAACCCCACGCGGAACCGCGCGCTCGACATGCTCCCGCTCTTCGCCCACCTGGATGAGGCGCGGGTGCGAGCCGTCGTGCCCGACCCCGCGGTCAAGGCGCGGCCCACCTTCCACTATCGGCTCTGCAACAGCCGGGTGGGCGACGAGGGCTGGTTGCTCCTGGACGAGTGGCGGACCTGGCGCCTCATCGAGACGCTCGCGAGCGACGCCGAGCGGCTGGAGTCCGCGCGTCGCCGCTGGCGGGAGCGGACCGAGCCCGACCTGCTCGACGGGCTCAAGGCGGCGGTGGGCTGGACGTGAGGCCGCGGGTGCTGGTCAGCGCGCCCCGGCGGCGCGGGCGCATCGCCTACCAGCTGACGCGCATGATGGTGCGCGCGGCGGGCGGCGAGACGCGGCGCGTGCGGCCGCGCGACGGCGAGATCCCGTGGGAGGACGCGCGGGCGGTGATCCTCGGCGGGGGCGAGGACATCGATCCCCGGCGCTATCG encodes:
- a CDS encoding dienelactone hydrolase family protein, with the protein product MPHRRQRYLALGAMIAIALLAAGAIWWAIAPRKSHHLDPLFTGEVEDQPAWPPPAPADFATEVASSRAIRALTQELRFDSGIPDAGLPALEGDVPGLQVRTGWAEGLYYVEAVFGRGANFDDPMPMAVLIHGRGDRARIPGGPFWGLGAPLRVIVPQAPDPLGDGFEWLPVRVGQNLVDRLTTSMLARAGQVARMLHELRVTLPTVGKPMIVGFSQGGLLTFTLAMQHSDTVQAAFPLAAWLPPALVPAYKRDDIAHPRIRGMHGTADTVISVSPTEEVYALLQEREFDAELVLFDGVAHEMTDEMNDQLHAWLAEELGVLVDQGVRRGLLDGGVRPCAPPGWPMGAGWPDAGLPEAGWPDGSFPDAGPWWECPDGGPLDAASDAGLDAGARWSPLRRPAAAPAR
- a CDS encoding DUF697 domain-containing protein, with translation MKDVWRTEQEELDDWVKVVDRLPFVSSVKRDFNALRRLLYDRRAPRVVAVGAPGSGRTALANALLHAMTFGDSGVMPAPDPGRWVHIDASGRRLDWMELPASEGEDALLELARRGFEEQRPDLLLGVLEAGTERDAGARLKDALQALQKHLDRDGDKAPVVIVVTKADGVPPGYVPLPYPQEKTQGIELALQSARKTLAELGQPDDAFLAASALPNGDVSAPRYNVEAVGEAIVERLPEAAQLEAVRAFEVGREARRRVGRALVNSCSALAVTVGLAPIPFADAFVLLPLQAAMVTGIAYLSGRPWDRKAASEWLASVGVVGGAGLGLRWGAQQLAKLVPGAGSLVGAGVAGAGTLAIGRSAMAYFIDGPGRLDQQRPQLSAG
- a CDS encoding amidoligase family protein; the protein is MSQPSEQGRVGVEIELGGLALERAAEIATRELGGVATAVSRYERSIETRWGQFRVELDSRPLKEIAKGWGARPSPLAELTADAIEAVAIEWVPCELVSPPMPRADLPVLDDVCRAFAEAGGRGTFDALRFAFGVHFNPELLDPRADVIRAHIQAFALLYRELVERLQVDPSRRVTPFIDPFPLDYLQRLMSEGYAPDLATLIDDYLRFNPTRNRALDMLPLFAHLDEARVRAVVPDPAVKARPTFHYRLCNSRVGDEGWLLLDEWRTWRLIETLASDAERLESARRRWRERTEPDLLDGLKAAVGWT